The stretch of DNA GCTGTGATCTCCAGCCGCCTGTTCCCGATCATGCTGACTTTTTCCGAAAATACAAATACTTCCGACGTCACTCCGCCAAGCGGTGTTGCAGAGGTCCTCAAAAACCTTCTGATGAACATTGTTTCCAACCCGGTTGACGCACTTGTCAACGCCAACTATATCGGTATCCTTGCATGGGCTATCATCTTCGGTATCGCACTGAAGGCCGCAAGCGAAACTACCAAGACTGTCATCGAAAACATTTCCGATGCAACTTCCACAGCCGTAAGATGGATCATCAGCCTTGCTCCATTTGGTATCATGGGCCTGATCTTCACAACCATCTCCGAGCAGGGACTTGGCGTACTGTTAAGCTATGGCCGTCTGATCTGTGTACTGGTGGGAACCATGCTCTTTGTTGCACTGGTGATCAACCCGATCGTTACTTTCATCTGCACACGCCAGAATCCGTATCCGCTGGTTCTGCGCTGTCTGAAGGACAGTGGTATCACAGCCTTCTTCACAAGAAGCTCTGCCGCCAACATTCCGGTAAACATGGAGCTGTGCAAGGATCTCGGACTTGATGAGGATACCTACTCCATCTCCATCCCTCTTGGTGCGACCATCAACATGGGTGGTGCAGCGATCACTATTTCCATCATGGCTCTGGCTGCTGCACATACACTTGGTATCAGCGTAGACTTCCCGACCGCTCTGATCCTCTGCATCCTGGCTGCTGCAAGTGCGGCTGGTGCTTCCGGCGTTGCCGGCGGTTCTCTTCTTCTGATCCCGATGGCCTGCAGCCTTTTCGGAATCCCCAATGATGTTGCCATGCAGGTAGTTGGTGTCGGTTTCATCGTAGGTGTTATCCAGGATTCCTGTGAGACAGCACTGAACTCTTCCACAGACGTACTTTATACAGCATGCGCCTGCAGGATCAGAAAGAATAAATGATCACACTTATAAACCGTCAGGCGGATATCCATGATCCGCATCTGAGTCAGGCAGATATTCGTAATTGAAGCAGGGGACTCCCTTGATTCGGTTAAAAAGAGCAGATCTTCCGTATTTGGAAAATCTGCTTCTTTTTTGGCTTAACCCTCAGTTCCTGCAATATCTGCCCCATTTGACACTCCCCACAGCTAAAGCAGGGGGATTCTTGCTTCTCCCACTACTACATTGGCAAACACCTTACGGTACTGCAATGTCTTACACAGTGTCCACAAGCTATATTTATACTGTTCCCGTATGCCCTACGGTACAGTTTTTATCTTTATGCAGACTGCATCTGCAGTCCTTTTTTCAGAATATTGATACTTGCATTCGTATCCCGGTCATGAACCGCATGGCATTTGGGACACTCCCAGATACGAATGCCCAGATTTTTTATCCGTGGATCTCTGTAGCCACAACAGCTACAGGTCTGACTGCTCGGATACATCGTTGGTACTCTGTGAATTTCATTTCCATACCAGCCAGCTTTATATTCCAGCATTTCAAAAAATTTTGCCCAGGAAACACTCGCTATCGATCTTGACAGTTTATGATTCCGGATCATCCCCTTAACATTCAGATCTTCAATACAGATGGTTTGGTTTTCGCGCACCAGCATCGTTGACTGTTTCTGCAGGAAATCATTCCGCTGATTGGTTACTTTCTCATACACTCTTGCCACCCTGATCCGCTGCTTCTCGCGGTTATGGGAATCTTTTTGTTTTCGGGAAAGCCTGCGCTGTTCTCTTATGAGTTTTCGCATTGAGCGTTCCAGATATCTGGAATTTGATACCGTATTTCCATTACTGTCGGAGTAGAACGCTTTGATTCCGACATCAATCCCTATCGTTCCGCCAGCATTTGAGCGTGGTTCCGGTTCAAAATCAACATTTAAAACCGCAAAATATTTTCCAGCCGGTGTGTGCTCAATGATCACGTGATTAATCTTTTCCACTTCCATCGACTGCCGTATTTTAACAAATCCAAGTTTCGGAAGTTTGATATATCTTCCCACAATACGAATATTATCTTTTTGATTTACCGTTCTGTATGACTGGAACCGGTTATGTTTACTTTTGAAGGTTGGATAGGAAGCCCGTTTCTCAAAGAAATTCACAAATCCCCGGTCGAGATCCCGCAAAGACTGCTGTAATGCAATGGAATCTGCTGCTTTCAGAAAGGCAAACTCCTCTTGCTTTTTCAGTTCAGTCAGCATGGCGGAAGTCTGGGAATAGCCGATCTTTTCCCCATTTTCATAGCCTTCCTTACGCATGGCAAGTCCCCGGTTGTAGATGAACCGGCAGCATCCCAGGGTCTGATGGATGAAGTTTTTCTGTTCTCTGTTCGGGTAGATCCTGAATTTAATTCCTTTTTGCATTATCCCATCTTATCCTTTTGTCTCTGCGATGTTTTCTGGTTTTCAATATACTGTTTTACTGTTTCCAGCGGAGCACCGCCCACCGTCGATACAAAATAGCTGTTTGTCCAGAGAGT from Blautia sp. SC05B48 encodes:
- the sstT gene encoding serine/threonine transporter SstT is translated as MKNLIQKWNSINLIKRIICGLIVGIILGLAIPKASVISILGDLFVGALRGIAPLLVFFLVMSSLCHMGKGQKTNMKLVVVLYLLGNVLSALAAVISSRLFPIMLTFSENTNTSDVTPPSGVAEVLKNLLMNIVSNPVDALVNANYIGILAWAIIFGIALKAASETTKTVIENISDATSTAVRWIISLAPFGIMGLIFTTISEQGLGVLLSYGRLICVLVGTMLFVALVINPIVTFICTRQNPYPLVLRCLKDSGITAFFTRSSAANIPVNMELCKDLGLDEDTYSISIPLGATINMGGAAITISIMALAAAHTLGISVDFPTALILCILAAASAAGASGVAGGSLLLIPMACSLFGIPNDVAMQVVGVGFIVGVIQDSCETALNSSTDVLYTACACRIRKNK
- the tnpB gene encoding IS200/IS605 family element RNA-guided endonuclease TnpB gives rise to the protein MQKGIKFRIYPNREQKNFIHQTLGCCRFIYNRGLAMRKEGYENGEKIGYSQTSAMLTELKKQEEFAFLKAADSIALQQSLRDLDRGFVNFFEKRASYPTFKSKHNRFQSYRTVNQKDNIRIVGRYIKLPKLGFVKIRQSMEVEKINHVIIEHTPAGKYFAVLNVDFEPEPRSNAGGTIGIDVGIKAFYSDSNGNTVSNSRYLERSMRKLIREQRRLSRKQKDSHNREKQRIRVARVYEKVTNQRNDFLQKQSTMLVRENQTICIEDLNVKGMIRNHKLSRSIASVSWAKFFEMLEYKAGWYGNEIHRVPTMYPSSQTCSCCGYRDPRIKNLGIRIWECPKCHAVHDRDTNASINILKKGLQMQSA